The following are from one region of the Haloactinomyces albus genome:
- a CDS encoding fumarylacetoacetate hydrolase family protein yields the protein MSWIDDPEFTPGKPFGPQTLPYGVLGTSSGPTVAVRVGRHALPLRGIAESLGPRLADLVDGASLDPLLAAGPQAWRELRERMTGIVTADRAPAGAELLRADWHTLLLPFTVADYVDFYSSRHHAENVGHILRGGDVTPLTPNWTHLPIAYHGRSGTVVVSGTDIERPCGQRKTSREPPPVFGPTRRLDFEAEVGFVCGGESTSAVSTADLGEHVFGAALVNDWSARDIQSWEAQPLGPFLAKSFATSIAGWITPLEAFEEARVPTPEPEHALQDYLVESEPWGLDLRLQVQCNDTVISRPPFAEMAWSPAQQLAHMTINGATVRPGDLFASGTVSGPDPGHRGSLLELTWGGTDPVTLDDGEQRTFLQDGDRVTVSGSAPGRGGSVVGLGEVTGTILTATRR from the coding sequence GTGAGCTGGATCGACGACCCCGAGTTCACGCCCGGCAAGCCGTTCGGGCCACAAACACTGCCCTACGGTGTCCTGGGCACTTCCTCCGGGCCGACCGTGGCGGTCCGGGTGGGCAGGCATGCGCTCCCCCTGCGCGGCATTGCCGAATCCCTCGGGCCGCGCCTGGCGGACCTGGTCGACGGTGCGTCGCTGGACCCGCTGCTGGCTGCGGGGCCCCAGGCATGGCGTGAACTGCGCGAGCGGATGACCGGCATCGTCACGGCCGATCGTGCTCCTGCCGGAGCCGAACTCCTACGCGCGGACTGGCACACGCTGCTGCTGCCGTTCACCGTGGCCGACTACGTCGACTTCTACTCGTCGCGGCACCACGCGGAGAATGTGGGACACATCCTCCGGGGTGGTGATGTCACGCCGCTGACGCCGAACTGGACGCATCTGCCGATCGCCTACCACGGTCGTTCCGGCACTGTGGTGGTCTCCGGAACCGATATCGAACGGCCCTGCGGTCAGCGTAAGACCTCCCGGGAGCCGCCTCCTGTGTTCGGGCCGACACGGCGGCTGGATTTCGAGGCCGAGGTGGGTTTCGTCTGCGGTGGCGAATCCACTTCGGCGGTGTCCACAGCGGACCTCGGTGAGCACGTCTTCGGCGCCGCGCTGGTCAACGACTGGTCGGCCCGGGATATTCAGTCGTGGGAGGCTCAGCCGCTCGGACCGTTTCTGGCCAAGTCGTTCGCCACCTCGATCGCGGGCTGGATCACCCCGTTGGAGGCCTTCGAGGAGGCGCGCGTGCCCACACCGGAGCCCGAGCACGCGTTGCAGGACTATCTCGTCGAGTCCGAGCCGTGGGGGCTGGACCTGCGGCTTCAGGTGCAGTGCAACGACACCGTCATATCCCGCCCGCCGTTCGCCGAGATGGCGTGGTCGCCCGCCCAGCAGCTCGCGCACATGACGATCAACGGTGCCACCGTGCGGCCGGGGGACCTGTTCGCCTCGGGCACGGTGTCCGGGCCGGACCCCGGGCACCGTGGGTCCCTGTTGGAGCTGACGTGGGGCGGTACGGACCCGGTCACTCTGGACGACGGCGAGCAGCGCACCTTCCTGCAGGACGGTGATCGGGTGACAGTGAGCGGGAGTGCGCCCGGACGGGGTGGGTCCGTGGTCGGACTCGGTGAGGTGACGGGCACGATCCTGACCGCGACTCGGAGGTAA
- a CDS encoding DUF2470 domain-containing protein, producing the protein MGETTTRRPATPSSAERARTIATRIGRAALLPSSDTSARVKPLLHHVHPDGTATVLLADEHPLVGAAWQSPRGEFGAMLEIADPTPVRLREPVRGLLWLTGWLRVPDAAKARAEVLAIAEQRPDPRLLDAGNGATVLRLEPASLVLADAEGTCSVLPEEFAEADADPFCLQEDEWLRYLELSHRDVVGPLTRHLPERLRGGHVRPLGLDRYGLRLRVESTDDDHDVRLAFSQAVADAEQLGIELRRLLGCPFLSQQRQG; encoded by the coding sequence ATGGGCGAGACGACGACCCGCCGCCCCGCGACGCCGAGTTCGGCCGAACGTGCCAGGACCATCGCCACGCGGATCGGCCGTGCCGCCCTGCTGCCGTCGAGCGACACCTCGGCACGGGTCAAACCGCTGCTGCATCACGTCCACCCGGATGGTACGGCGACCGTGCTGCTCGCCGACGAGCATCCGCTTGTCGGCGCCGCATGGCAGTCTCCCCGTGGCGAGTTCGGCGCGATGCTGGAGATCGCCGATCCCACCCCGGTGCGGCTGCGTGAGCCGGTACGGGGACTGCTGTGGCTGACCGGATGGCTGCGTGTCCCCGACGCGGCGAAAGCCCGTGCCGAGGTACTCGCGATCGCCGAACAACGACCCGACCCGCGCCTGCTCGATGCGGGCAACGGAGCGACCGTGCTGCGCCTGGAACCCGCCTCGCTGGTGCTCGCCGACGCCGAGGGCACCTGCTCGGTACTGCCCGAGGAGTTCGCCGAGGCCGACGCGGACCCGTTCTGCCTCCAGGAGGACGAGTGGCTGCGGTACCTGGAACTGTCCCACCGCGACGTCGTCGGACCACTCACCCGGCACCTGCCGGAGCGACTGCGGGGCGGCCACGTACGGCCGCTCGGACTGGATCGGTACGGACTACGGCTCCGGGTGGAATCCACCGATGACGACCACGACGTGCGGCTGGCCTTCTCGCAAGCCGTCGCCGATGCCGAGCAGCTCGGCATCGAACTGCGACGTCTCCTCGGCTGCCCCTTCCTCTCCCAGCAGCGCCAGGGGTGA
- a CDS encoding CPBP family intramembrane glutamic endopeptidase, whose product MSTSSHTRLPPKHPGLRAWLIPARPDEPAKVTDAGERRALIIELVLVFTVTLGLAALQSLLSLIDALLRTTPLAAQTAAINVPQARLGLLDLVQQLAGAARLFAWGALGAYLLWRGGTALARIGLDRSRPLRDIAGGAGLAALIGIPGLGLYLLVHALGLNLTVQPSTLDEAWWRAPMLVLSAFANSVAEEVLIVGYLLTRLRQLGASENRALWLSALLRGSYHLYQGFGGFVGNIAMGLVYGRVWQRTNRLWALIIGHGLIDVVAFVGYALLRGHASWLP is encoded by the coding sequence GTGAGCACGTCCTCGCACACGCGGCTGCCTCCGAAACACCCCGGCCTGCGCGCCTGGCTGATCCCCGCGCGGCCCGACGAGCCCGCGAAGGTCACCGACGCCGGTGAACGCCGGGCGCTGATCATCGAGCTGGTTCTCGTCTTCACCGTGACCCTGGGCCTGGCGGCACTGCAGAGCCTGCTGTCGCTGATCGACGCGCTGCTGCGCACCACTCCCCTGGCCGCCCAAACCGCGGCGATCAACGTTCCGCAGGCCCGGCTCGGTCTGCTGGATCTCGTACAGCAGCTCGCGGGCGCGGCACGCCTGTTCGCCTGGGGCGCACTCGGGGCCTACCTGCTGTGGCGCGGCGGAACCGCCCTGGCCCGCATCGGGCTCGACCGCAGTCGCCCGCTCCGGGACATCGCCGGAGGCGCGGGTCTGGCCGCCCTGATCGGGATCCCCGGGCTGGGACTGTATCTCCTGGTGCACGCACTGGGGCTGAACCTGACCGTGCAGCCATCCACACTGGACGAAGCTTGGTGGCGGGCACCGATGTTGGTGCTGTCGGCCTTCGCCAATTCCGTGGCGGAGGAAGTTCTGATTGTCGGCTACCTGTTGACCCGGCTGCGCCAACTCGGCGCCTCGGAGAACCGCGCGTTGTGGCTCTCGGCTCTGCTGCGCGGTTCCTACCACCTCTACCAGGGCTTCGGCGGATTCGTCGGCAACATCGCGATGGGCCTGGTCTACGGCCGGGTCTGGCAGCGCACCAACCGGTTGTGGGCGCTGATCATCGGGCACGGGCTCATCGACGTGGTGGCGTTCGTCGGCTATGCCCTGTTGCGTGGTCACGCCTCCTGGCTGCCCTGA
- the arcA gene encoding arginine deiminase, whose protein sequence is MASEVGPLQTVLLHRPGTELKRLTPRNSDQLLFDAIPWVDRAQDEHDAFADTLRSRGVEVLLLHDLLVETLGDPRARAAATHSGVDERRLGTEIADTLRSHLSSVDDSTLARTLIAGMTFEELPAAEGQSLVRRMHHAHDFVIDPLPNLLFTRDSSVWVGNRVAVTALAMPARRRESTLTDLVYAYHPRFSHSARAYGAHSAPVEGGDVLLLAPGVAAIGVGERTSPAGAESLARSMFADDLAHTVLAVPIAQTRASMHLDTVCTMVDRDTVVMYPAVQDTLTAYSLQPAGDGIKVSGPEPFLETAAEAMGIDRLRVIDTGLDPVTAEREQWEDGNNTLAVSPGVVVAYERNVETNARLEEAGIEVLRITGSELGSGRGGPRCMSSPIIREGLQGSGSGTLHV, encoded by the coding sequence GTGGCCAGTGAAGTCGGCCCGCTGCAGACCGTCCTGCTGCACCGCCCGGGCACCGAACTCAAGCGGCTCACGCCGCGCAACAGCGACCAGTTGCTGTTCGACGCGATCCCGTGGGTCGACCGCGCGCAGGACGAGCACGACGCGTTCGCCGACACCCTGCGCTCCCGTGGCGTCGAGGTGCTTCTGCTGCACGACCTGCTGGTCGAAACGCTCGGTGACCCGCGCGCCCGGGCGGCGGCGACACACAGCGGCGTGGACGAACGCAGACTCGGCACCGAGATCGCCGACACCCTGCGCTCCCACTTGTCCAGTGTGGACGACAGTACGCTGGCTCGGACGCTGATCGCCGGGATGACCTTCGAGGAGCTGCCCGCCGCCGAGGGACAGTCGCTGGTGCGGCGCATGCACCACGCGCACGACTTCGTCATCGACCCGCTGCCGAACCTGCTGTTCACCCGGGATTCCTCGGTGTGGGTGGGCAACCGGGTGGCCGTCACGGCGCTGGCGATGCCCGCACGCCGCCGCGAGTCCACGCTGACCGATCTCGTCTACGCCTATCATCCGAGGTTCTCGCACTCCGCTCGCGCCTACGGCGCCCACTCCGCGCCGGTCGAGGGCGGCGACGTGCTGCTGCTCGCTCCCGGAGTCGCCGCGATCGGCGTCGGCGAGCGCACCAGCCCGGCCGGTGCCGAATCGCTCGCCCGCTCGATGTTCGCCGACGACCTCGCACACACCGTGCTGGCGGTGCCGATCGCCCAGACCCGTGCCTCGATGCACCTGGACACCGTGTGCACGATGGTCGACCGCGACACCGTGGTGATGTATCCGGCAGTGCAGGACACCCTGACGGCGTACTCGCTGCAACCGGCCGGCGACGGCATCAAGGTTTCCGGACCGGAGCCGTTCCTGGAAACCGCCGCCGAGGCCATGGGCATCGACCGACTCCGCGTCATCGACACCGGCCTCGATCCGGTCACCGCCGAGCGGGAGCAGTGGGAGGACGGCAACAACACCCTCGCCGTGTCCCCGGGCGTGGTCGTGGCCTACGAACGCAACGTCGAGACCAACGCCCGCCTGGAGGAAGCCGGCATCGAGGTCCTGCGCATCACCGGCTCGGAACTCGGCTCCGGCCGGGGCGGACCCCGCTGCATGTCCTCACCCATCATCCGCGAGGGGTTGCAGGGCTCGGGATCGGGGACCCTGCACGTGTAA
- a CDS encoding FGGY-family carbohydrate kinase, protein MIIAVDIGTSLTKAASFDEHGTILAEASEQSRLVHYPDGRVEQDLDDVVSTVATVVRDVNARTAQRPRAVALTGQGDGLWLRDADGRPVRPPISWMDGRAAGIVEQWQGTGISRRVYERTGNGLFPGAQAPLLAYLRDTEPESLDKAVVAGYCVDSVLHVLTGEISVDASDASVPFLNAGARSYDQEALAACGLTDHQRLLPKPAQPRQLFQLNAAGAELLDLPTGLPVTAGPFDLPACAIGGGIQQPGDGLLTVGTTLACQVLTDVTETREHAEPSGMWLCTPDEDRLLHGMPAMVGTASLDWILDLFGLTSADLGALLDESPPGAHNVSALPFLAPGGERAPFVDPRASGQLSGVRLGTTRSDVVRAVCESVAYAARHCFDAAGLEGRLVACGGGTRSQPWAQVFADILGRTLHIPDDPGMGARGAAITAARALGDSVDIREWTGVNRRVTPNPQVRDHYDAGYRRYRDTLEASRELWRNTAGG, encoded by the coding sequence ATGATCATCGCTGTCGACATCGGTACCTCGCTGACCAAGGCCGCCTCCTTCGACGAACACGGCACGATCCTGGCCGAGGCCAGTGAGCAGTCCCGTCTGGTCCACTACCCGGACGGTCGGGTGGAACAGGACCTCGACGATGTCGTGTCCACTGTGGCCACCGTGGTCCGGGACGTGAACGCGCGCACCGCGCAGCGCCCCCGTGCGGTGGCGCTGACCGGCCAGGGTGACGGGCTGTGGCTGCGCGATGCCGACGGCCGTCCCGTGCGCCCGCCCATTTCGTGGATGGACGGCCGCGCGGCGGGCATCGTCGAGCAGTGGCAGGGCACCGGGATCAGCCGCCGGGTCTACGAACGCACCGGCAACGGCCTCTTCCCCGGTGCGCAGGCGCCGCTGCTGGCGTATCTGCGGGATACCGAACCCGAATCCCTCGACAAAGCCGTGGTCGCAGGCTACTGCGTGGACTCGGTGCTGCACGTGCTCACCGGCGAGATCAGCGTGGACGCCTCCGATGCGTCGGTCCCGTTCCTCAACGCCGGTGCCCGCAGCTACGACCAGGAAGCACTCGCGGCCTGTGGCCTGACCGACCATCAGCGGCTGCTGCCCAAACCGGCCCAACCCCGCCAACTCTTCCAGCTCAACGCCGCCGGCGCCGAGCTGCTCGACCTGCCGACCGGCCTGCCGGTGACCGCGGGACCGTTCGACCTCCCCGCCTGCGCCATCGGCGGTGGGATCCAGCAGCCGGGGGACGGCCTGCTCACCGTCGGAACCACGCTGGCCTGCCAGGTGCTCACCGACGTGACCGAGACCCGCGAGCACGCCGAACCCTCGGGGATGTGGCTGTGCACCCCGGATGAGGACCGGCTGCTGCACGGCATGCCCGCCATGGTCGGCACGGCCAGCCTCGACTGGATCCTCGACCTGTTCGGGCTGACCAGCGCCGACCTCGGTGCCCTGCTGGACGAGAGCCCTCCCGGCGCGCACAACGTCTCGGCGCTGCCCTTCCTGGCGCCCGGAGGCGAGCGGGCCCCGTTCGTCGACCCTCGTGCGAGCGGTCAGCTCAGTGGCGTTCGGCTCGGTACCACGCGAAGCGACGTGGTGCGGGCGGTCTGCGAGAGCGTGGCCTACGCCGCGCGGCACTGCTTCGACGCTGCGGGGCTGGAAGGTCGGCTCGTGGCCTGCGGTGGTGGAACCCGTTCACAGCCCTGGGCGCAGGTCTTCGCCGACATTCTCGGGCGCACTCTGCACATCCCGGACGACCCGGGGATGGGTGCGCGGGGTGCGGCGATCACGGCAGCGCGGGCGTTGGGGGATTCCGTCGACATTCGGGAGTGGACCGGGGTCAATCGCCGTGTCACTCCGAACCCGCAGGTTCGCGACCACTACGACGCGGGATACCGGCGCTACCGGGACACCCTCGAGGCCTCGCGCGAGTTGTGGCGCAACACCGCAGGCGGGTGA
- a CDS encoding 2-hydroxyacid dehydrogenase yields the protein MRVLAAGDHFVGPELLDAALRRELDAPEITSLELPWPVEPFGPVGGVEEASGTEEQLIEALGDARACVTQMAPFTGRVFAAAPELKLVAVGRGGPVNVDLTAATRAGVAVTYAPGRNAAAAAEYAIGMMLAALRRIPASDIELKHGRWRGDLYAYPEAGVELDGTTVGLVGYGAIGRIVARVLRAFGATVLVADPYADPDELAREGVELLSLTELLPRSTVVSLHARLTPETKQLLNADTLALLPHGAVLVNTARGGLLDYAPLPEMLRSGRLGALALDVYDIEPPPPDWALHRAPNVITTPHLAGATRQTAHRAADIVAAEVGRFARGEPLAHLANP from the coding sequence GTGCGTGTTCTGGCAGCCGGCGACCACTTCGTCGGCCCCGAGCTGCTCGATGCGGCCCTGCGTCGTGAACTGGATGCTCCCGAGATCACCTCGCTCGAACTGCCCTGGCCGGTCGAACCCTTCGGCCCCGTCGGTGGCGTCGAGGAGGCCAGCGGCACCGAAGAGCAACTCATCGAGGCCCTCGGTGATGCTCGTGCGTGCGTCACCCAGATGGCGCCGTTCACCGGGCGTGTCTTCGCCGCGGCCCCCGAGCTGAAACTGGTCGCGGTGGGCCGTGGCGGTCCCGTCAACGTGGATCTGACGGCCGCCACCAGAGCCGGAGTCGCAGTCACCTACGCGCCGGGGCGGAACGCCGCCGCGGCCGCCGAGTACGCGATCGGGATGATGCTCGCGGCACTGCGCCGTATCCCGGCCTCGGATATCGAGCTCAAACACGGTCGGTGGCGTGGTGACCTCTACGCCTATCCCGAGGCGGGGGTCGAGCTCGACGGCACCACCGTCGGGCTGGTCGGTTACGGTGCCATCGGTCGCATCGTGGCTCGCGTGCTGCGTGCCTTCGGGGCCACCGTGCTGGTCGCGGACCCCTACGCCGATCCCGACGAGCTGGCGCGCGAGGGGGTCGAGCTGCTCTCCTTGACGGAACTGCTTCCGCGCAGCACCGTGGTGAGCCTGCACGCCCGGCTGACTCCGGAGACCAAGCAGTTGCTCAACGCCGACACGCTCGCCCTGCTTCCGCACGGAGCCGTGCTCGTCAATACCGCGCGGGGCGGGCTGCTCGACTACGCGCCGCTGCCCGAGATGCTGCGCAGTGGCCGACTCGGCGCACTGGCCCTCGACGTCTACGACATCGAACCTCCGCCACCGGACTGGGCGCTGCACCGGGCACCCAACGTCATCACCACTCCGCACCTGGCCGGGGCGACCCGCCAGACCGCGCACCGGGCCGCCGACATCGTGGCGGCCGAGGTCGGGCGGTTCGCCCGCGGGGAACCCCTGGCACACCTGGCCAACCCATGA
- a CDS encoding ribose-5-phosphate isomerase, whose product MTVAVAADNAGVQLKNSLAELLDGDHRVADVLDFGVPDEADDRAYPRLALTAAEAIARGEVDRGVLICGTGIGMCISANKVDGVRATVAHDSYSVERSIKSNDCQILTMGSRVIGPELAKRLVTEWLGYTFDPASASAAKVAYITEYEHQGYEHQGA is encoded by the coding sequence CTGACAGTGGCTGTCGCGGCCGACAATGCGGGCGTGCAGCTCAAGAACAGCCTTGCCGAACTGCTCGACGGGGATCACCGCGTTGCCGACGTGCTGGACTTCGGCGTGCCCGACGAAGCCGACGATCGTGCCTATCCTCGGCTGGCGTTGACCGCCGCCGAGGCGATCGCGCGCGGGGAAGTCGACCGCGGAGTGCTGATCTGCGGCACCGGAATCGGTATGTGCATTTCGGCGAACAAGGTCGACGGAGTACGCGCCACCGTCGCGCACGACTCCTACTCGGTGGAGCGCTCCATCAAGTCCAACGACTGCCAGATCCTGACCATGGGCTCCCGCGTCATCGGGCCCGAACTGGCCAAACGCCTGGTCACCGAGTGGCTGGGGTACACCTTCGACCCCGCCTCGGCCAGTGCTGCCAAGGTGGCCTACATCACCGAGTACGAGCACCAAGGGTACGAACACCAGGGGGCGTAG
- a CDS encoding dihydroxyacetone kinase family protein, with the protein MTGLVDAASFKSAWLDGFVTAYGRTVRKVPGAYGVVGRHAPRPGKVSVIIGGGCGHYPAFAGLVGPGLADAAVIGDVFTSPSAEQVYRTARAADAGAGVLFSYGNYSGDVMHFGLAARRLAAEGIDSRTVLVTDDVASGAAENTEVRRGVAGDFFVFKIAGAAADRGDDLDTVAALASKANARTRTYGAAFGGCTLPGQADPLFTVEPGRVELGLGIHGEPGARTVDRMSASELAAELVDTLLPQLPDGADRVAVLLNGLGRTKYEELFACYPEIERRLRTAGLRPHRPEVGEFVTSLDMAGLSLSLMVLDDELAELHDAACATPGFRTLSPQLSGEAGIRATPHRSEEVPDSEDAPDEARHGGVVHALLAAALDRVAEQEDELGRLDAVAGDGDHGQGIVRGLRAAVDAADRAGSHSGDARSVGAALLSAGTALADAAGGASGALYGALLGETGAGLRLRDGSAVDTGLLADAVRGACDAVAELGGAQRGDKTLLDALEPFRDTLTEQARSGADVVQAVPVAALEATKAAEATAELASARGRASRLGARDLGTPDPGATSLALMLTAFGEALTGGSGATGPSTETSTSQESRQGGLT; encoded by the coding sequence ATGACCGGTCTCGTCGATGCCGCCTCGTTCAAGAGCGCCTGGCTGGACGGTTTCGTGACCGCCTACGGCCGCACTGTGCGCAAGGTGCCCGGAGCCTACGGCGTCGTCGGACGCCACGCGCCCCGCCCGGGCAAGGTCTCGGTGATCATCGGTGGTGGTTGCGGGCACTATCCGGCGTTCGCCGGTCTGGTGGGGCCGGGCCTTGCCGATGCCGCCGTGATCGGCGACGTGTTCACCAGCCCGAGCGCGGAGCAGGTCTACCGCACCGCCCGCGCGGCCGACGCAGGCGCCGGGGTGCTGTTCAGCTACGGCAACTACTCCGGCGACGTGATGCACTTCGGCCTGGCCGCGCGCAGGCTGGCGGCCGAGGGCATCGACAGTCGTACGGTGCTGGTCACCGACGACGTCGCCAGCGGGGCCGCCGAGAACACCGAGGTGCGCCGGGGCGTGGCGGGCGACTTCTTCGTGTTCAAGATCGCGGGCGCGGCGGCCGATCGCGGGGACGATCTCGACACCGTGGCCGCACTGGCCTCCAAGGCCAATGCCCGGACCCGCACCTACGGCGCCGCTTTCGGTGGCTGCACACTGCCGGGGCAGGCCGATCCACTGTTCACGGTGGAGCCCGGCCGGGTCGAGCTCGGACTGGGCATCCACGGTGAGCCCGGCGCGCGCACGGTGGACCGGATGAGCGCGTCGGAACTGGCCGCCGAACTCGTGGACACGTTGCTGCCGCAGCTGCCGGACGGTGCGGATCGCGTGGCGGTGCTGCTCAACGGGCTGGGGCGCACGAAGTACGAGGAGCTGTTCGCCTGCTACCCCGAGATCGAGCGCCGCCTGCGCACCGCCGGGCTGCGACCGCACCGTCCCGAAGTGGGCGAGTTCGTCACCTCGCTGGACATGGCGGGCCTGTCGCTGTCGCTGATGGTCCTCGACGACGAGCTCGCCGAACTCCACGACGCAGCTTGTGCGACACCGGGCTTTCGCACGCTGAGCCCGCAGCTCTCCGGCGAGGCCGGCATCCGTGCAACGCCGCATCGCAGCGAGGAGGTTCCGGACAGCGAGGACGCTCCGGACGAGGCCCGTCACGGCGGCGTGGTCCACGCCCTGCTGGCGGCCGCGCTCGATCGTGTGGCCGAGCAGGAGGACGAGCTCGGCCGACTCGATGCGGTGGCCGGAGACGGTGACCACGGTCAGGGCATCGTGCGTGGCCTGCGTGCCGCCGTCGACGCCGCCGACCGGGCGGGAAGCCATTCCGGCGACGCGCGTTCCGTCGGTGCTGCGCTGCTGTCGGCGGGTACCGCCCTGGCCGACGCCGCGGGAGGTGCCTCCGGTGCGCTCTACGGCGCGCTGCTCGGCGAGACCGGTGCGGGCCTGCGCCTCCGCGATGGCTCGGCGGTCGACACGGGCCTGCTCGCCGACGCCGTCCGCGGTGCCTGCGACGCCGTGGCCGAACTCGGGGGTGCGCAGCGGGGGGACAAGACGCTGCTGGATGCCCTGGAGCCGTTCCGCGACACGCTGACCGAACAGGCGCGTTCCGGAGCCGACGTTGTCCAAGCGGTGCCCGTGGCCGCGCTGGAGGCCACCAAGGCCGCCGAGGCCACGGCCGAGCTCGCCTCCGCACGCGGACGGGCCTCCCGGCTCGGTGCTCGCGACCTGGGCACACCCGACCCCGGTGCCACCTCGCTCGCCCTGATGCTCACCGCATTCGGCGAAGCACTGACCGGCGGCTCCGGTGCGACGGGGCCGTCGACGGAAACCTCGACCTCGCAGGAATCCCGACAAGGAGGACTGACATGA
- a CDS encoding HAD family hydrolase, with the protein MTVSKPAEPLAKPGEVLRAVVFDMDGVLVESEHLWERMWTRYAKRHGHEWSAEDTATVQGMSSPEWSDYLRRACASPESAEEVERAVVDEMVAALRDGEIELLDGAREMVVDVSSVVPIALASSAPRRLIDAVLAGHGLSDRFTATVSSAEVPRGKPSPDVYAEAAERLGTAGNECAAVEDSSNGIRAAHAAGMAVVAIPSVGYPPKPDAIAAARVVATSLQHVRHTLLSCFGDRATESEGA; encoded by the coding sequence ATGACGGTCAGCAAGCCCGCGGAACCGCTCGCCAAGCCCGGAGAGGTACTGCGCGCGGTGGTATTCGACATGGACGGGGTGCTGGTGGAGAGCGAGCATCTCTGGGAGCGCATGTGGACCCGCTACGCCAAGCGCCACGGGCACGAGTGGAGTGCCGAGGACACGGCGACCGTGCAGGGGATGAGCTCTCCCGAGTGGTCGGACTACCTCCGGCGCGCGTGTGCTTCACCGGAATCGGCCGAGGAGGTCGAACGGGCCGTGGTCGACGAGATGGTCGCCGCCCTGCGGGACGGTGAGATCGAACTGCTCGACGGCGCCCGCGAGATGGTCGTCGACGTCAGTTCCGTGGTCCCGATCGCGCTGGCCTCCTCGGCGCCACGGCGGCTGATCGACGCCGTGCTGGCAGGCCACGGCCTGTCCGACCGGTTCACGGCCACCGTCTCCAGCGCCGAAGTACCCCGTGGCAAGCCGAGTCCGGACGTCTACGCCGAGGCGGCGGAGCGGCTGGGAACAGCAGGCAACGAGTGCGCGGCGGTCGAGGACTCCAGCAACGGCATCCGCGCGGCCCACGCCGCCGGGATGGCCGTGGTCGCCATCCCCAGCGTCGGTTACCCGCCGAAGCCCGACGCCATCGCCGCGGCCAGGGTCGTGGCGACCTCGCTGCAGCACGTGCGGCACACGCTGCTGTCCTGCTTCGGCGATCGAGCCACCGAAAGTGAGGGTGCGTGA
- a CDS encoding DeoR/GlpR family DNA-binding transcription regulator, with product MSGTSKGARSREQRQQRIVDHVLDQGSASAAELTELVGVSLMTVHRDLDELVRRGLLRKFHGGVSAQPSTVFEGSSEYRMGAQRSQKETIARTALTLVEPGGSILLDDSTSALAVARLLADIGPLTVATNYLPAIEVLKQLPEVHLICLGGNYSATHDSFLGLPCIEAVGALSVDMAFVSTSAMNATMTYHQEHELVQVKRAMLAAAETNVLLMDSSKMPRKALHRMAPLSDYDHLVVDDGADEELIAAARDVIPTMIAPLES from the coding sequence ATGAGCGGGACATCGAAGGGGGCGCGCTCGCGGGAGCAGCGCCAGCAGCGGATCGTCGACCACGTGCTGGATCAGGGCTCGGCCAGCGCGGCCGAACTCACCGAACTGGTGGGCGTGAGCCTGATGACCGTGCACCGGGACCTGGACGAGCTGGTGCGGCGCGGGTTGCTGCGCAAGTTCCACGGTGGCGTCTCCGCCCAGCCCTCCACGGTGTTCGAGGGCAGCTCGGAGTACCGGATGGGCGCGCAGCGGTCGCAGAAGGAGACCATCGCCCGGACCGCGCTGACACTGGTGGAGCCCGGTGGCTCGATCCTGCTGGACGACTCCACTTCCGCGCTGGCGGTGGCACGCCTGCTGGCCGATATCGGCCCACTGACCGTGGCGACGAACTACCTGCCCGCCATCGAGGTGCTCAAGCAGTTGCCCGAGGTGCACCTGATCTGCCTCGGCGGCAACTACTCGGCCACGCACGACTCCTTCCTGGGATTGCCGTGCATCGAGGCCGTCGGCGCACTGTCGGTGGACATGGCGTTCGTATCCACCTCGGCGATGAACGCGACCATGACCTACCACCAGGAGCACGAACTCGTCCAGGTCAAGCGGGCCATGCTGGCCGCGGCCGAGACCAATGTCCTGCTCATGGACTCCAGCAAGATGCCGCGCAAGGCCCTGCACCGGATGGCGCCGCTGTCGGACTACGACCATCTCGTGGTCGACGACGGTGCCGACGAGGAGCTCATCGCCGCCGCGCGGGACGTCATTCCGACCATGATCGCCCCACTCGAATCGTGA